From Streptomyces sp. NBC_01551:
AAAGTGGTCAGGACCGCCGGGCCCGCCAGGGTGACGCAGACGAAGTTGGTGACGGCGCGCCCGGTGTCCCAGCCCAGCGAGGTGGCGAGGTCGAAGGCCAGGTACCGGTGCCACTGCTCGGTGAAGGGCAGCCCGGGCAGATAGGCGATGGAGCTGTTCGGGTCCACGGAGAACGGCCAGAAGGACAGGTTCAGCAGGAAACCGAAGAGGTAGCCGGAGAGAGACCCGTACACGGCGAGCATCAGGACCTCGCGGCGGCCGGTGGCCCTCGGCAGCAGCCCCGCGAGCATGCCGACGAAGGCGCAGCCGAACATCTGGTACGGCATCCACGGCCCGACCCCGCCCGTGATCAGGGCGGACGCGAACAGGGACGTACAGCCGAGGGTGAAGCCGAAACCGGGACCGAAGACCCGGCCCGCCAGGACCAGCACGAAGAACACCGTCTCGATCCCGGCGGTGCCCGCGCCGAGCGGCCGCAGCGCCGCGTTGACCGCCGACAGCACCCCGAGCATGGCGAGCGCCTTGGAGTTGATGCCGCCCTCGGCGATCTCGGAGATCACCACGCACAGGACGAGCGCCAGCAGGACGCCGAAGATGAGCGGCGGCGCGTAGTTCGAACCGAACTTGCCGGGGGCGACGACGAAGGGCCAGAAGAAGGCGACCAGACCGAGGAAGGCCGCCATGGCGATCACCACGGCGGCGCGCGGCCTGATCCGGATGGCCGCGGCCGCCCGGGCGGGCAGGTCGGGCAGCGAAGGCAGCGAAGGGAGCGAGGGCGGGGAGCTCACGGGGTGTCCTCCCGCTGCGGGAGGACGGCCGCCACGTGGTCCACCGTGAGGTACGGCAGCGGGGCCAGGATCTTGGCGGCCTGCGGCGCGAAGACGGGGGAGGCGACGATGACCTCGGTCGTCGGGCCGTCGGCGACGATGTCGCCCTCCGCCATGACGACGACCCGGTCCGCCGCCCGGGCCACGAACTCGACGTCGTGCGTGGAGATCACCACGGCCCGCCCCTGCGCGGCGAGATCGTCGACGATCCGGATCAGCCGGCTCTTCGCCCGGTAGTCGAGCCCGCGCGTGGGCTCGTCCAGGAGCAGGATCCCGGGCGCGGCGGACAGCTGGATGGCCAGGACCAGGGCCAGCTTCTGCCCCTCGGACAGGTCGCGCGGGTGCGTCGCGTCGTCGATGCCCGGGGTCAGCCGGTCGAGGATCTCCCGGGCGGTGGGCGCGTCCGAGCCCACCGAGGACTCCGCGTCGGCCTGGTCGAGTTCCTGCTTGACGCTCTCCAGGTAGAGCAGGTCCGTGGGTGTCTGCGGAACCAGCCCTACGAGCTGCCGCGCCTCGGCGGCCGACAGGTCCCGGGGGTCCCGCGCGGCCCGCGCCGGATCGGCGCCGCCGGGCGTCACCCGCACCGTCCCGGCCTTGCGCGGGCCGGAGCCCTGGAGCGCCCACAGCAGCGAGGACTTGCCCGAGCCGTTGCGCCCCATCAGGGCGGTGACCTCCCCGGCCCGCAGCTCCAGGTCCACCTCGCGGACGGCCGGGACGCCGTGGTAGCTCACCGTCACCCCGCGGGCGGTGAGCAGGGCCGCCCCGGCCGCCTTCGGACGGGCCCGCACCGGCGGCGGGGTGATGCCGGTGAGCCGGGTCCGCAGCGGGGCGGCCGCGCGGCGGGCGTCGCGGATGGAGAGCGGGAGCGGATCCCAGCCCGCCAGCCGGCCCAGCTCCACGACCGGCGGCGCGATGGACGAGGTACGGAAGACCTCGGCGGGCGGGCCGGAGACGACCCGGCCGTCGCCGGGCAGGTGGATGACCCGGTCGGCGTACTGGACCACCCGCTCCAGGCGGTGCTCGGCGAGCAGCACGGTGACGCCGAGGTCGTGCACGAGCCGGGTGACGGCGGCCAGCACCTCCTCCGCCGCGGTCGGGTCGAGCGCGGAGGTCGGCTCGTCCAGGACCAGCACGCGCGGGTGCGCGGTGAGGACGGAGCCGATCGCCACGCGCTGCTGCTGGCCGCCGGAGAGCTCGTGCAGGGCGCGGTGGCGCAGATCGGCCAGGCCCAGCAGGTCGAGGGTCTCCTCGACGCGCTTGCGCATCACGGCCGGGGCAACCGCCAACTGCTCCATCGCGTAGGCGAGTTCCTCCTCGACGGTGTCGGTGACGAAGCCGTCCAGCGGATCCTGGCCCACCACGCCCACGACATCGGCCAGTTCGCGGGGCGGGTGCTCGGCGGTGTCCCGGCCGTCGACGATGACGCGGCCGAACAGGGTTCCGCCGGTGAAGTGCGGCACGAGGCCGTTGACGGCGCCCAGCAGGGTGGACTTGCCGACACCGGTGTGGCCGACGACCAGGCACAACTCGCCCTCGTCCACGGTCAGGTCGACGTCTTGCAGGACCGGCTCGGCCGCGTCGTCGTACCGCACGCTGACCTGGTCGAAGGTGATCACTTGGGTTCCTCGGTGCGCTGTGCCGGGACGGCCCGGGCGGGTGGGGCCGGCGGTGGCGCCAGGAACCCGGCCGCACCGGCGAGCAGGATCGCGGCCGCCGGCACCAGCGGCAGGGCCGGCCAGCTGAGCGGATAGATGGACGGGTTCAACTCGGCCGCGTTGAAACCCACGTTGGCGAAGAGCAGCACGGCCGAGAGCACCCCGCACCCGGCGACGGCCCACTCGGCGCCCCGCCACGGATCGGGCCGGTACGTCGTCCGCGTGATCCGGCGCCCGCCGAGGCGCAGCCCGGCCACGCACAGCGCCGACCCGGCCGCCAGCGCGGGCAGCCCCAGCAGCTTCGGCGCCGTCGCGTCGAGCAGCCCGTACGCCCCGGCGCACAGCCCGCACATGCCGGACAGCATCAGCGCGCCGGTCAGCCGCCGCGAGCGGCGGGTCGCGGTCCCGGCGCGGCCGTAGCCCCGGGAGTCCATGGCGGCGGCCAGCCGCAGCGAGCGCTCCAGGGCGTCTTCCAGGACCGGGACGACGATGCCCCGCAGTGCCCGCAGCCCCTTCGTCCGCCCGGCGCGCAGCCGGCGGGCCTTCACCACGCGCTGCACGCTCTGCACCAGTTGCGGCGCGACGCTGATCGAGACCGTGACCGCGACCCCGAGCTCGTACAGCGCCCCGGGCAGCACCCGCAGCGCCCGCTTCGGGTTGGCCAGGGTGTTGGCGGCGCCGATGCAGCACAGCATGCAGGCCAGGCGCAGCCCGTCGGTGGCGGCCGACAGCAGTGCCTCCAGCGAGACCGGGCCACCGAGCTGGATGCCCGCGTACCAGTCGGGCGTCGGGATGTGCGGCAGCGAGAACAGGAAGTGGTCGCGCGGGGTGACGCCGGTGGCGAAGACGGCCCGGAAGAGCACCCGGATCGTCACCACCGTGAGCGCCAGGTAGAGGTAGTACTTGAAACCCCGGGCCCACGGGGCCTCGGTGCGCCGCACGGTGACGACGTAGCCGAGCACCGCGAGGACGAGGAAGAGCAGCAGCGGGTTGTTGGTGCGGCTGACGGCGGTGGCGAGGGCGAGCGCCCAGATCCACCACGCCACCGGGTGCAGGGTGCGGGGGAGCCGGCGGCCGCCCCCGCTTAGGGCGGCGGGCGCCGGTGGGATGGTGCGCGGCACGGCGCCTACTCCTGCGTACGCCGGCGGCGCCTGGCCGCGTACACCGCGGCGGCGCCGATCAGCAGCACCAGGGCCGCGGTGGCGACGGCGGGCAGGTACGAGCCCACGTCGTGCTCCGCGTCGGCGGCGGGGGCGGCGTCGACGACCTGCGGCGCGGAGCCGGGCGCGGCCGCGGCGGGCACGCCGGCCGAGGGCGTGGCCGACGGGGCGGGCGAGGCGCTCTCCGAGACGGACGCGGAGGGCGACGGGCTCTCCGGCGCCGACGCGGAGGCCGACGCGGATGCCGGCGGGGCCGACGTCGGACCGGCAGGCCGGGGCTTCTCCGGCGCGGGCCCGGTGTTGACGTCCGGCGGCAGGGGCGTCGCCGTGCGGGTGTCCTGGGGCTGGGGCTCGCCGGCGGGCCGGGCGTTGTGGGCGCGCAGCTGGTCCGGGGTGAGCGTCGGGCGGCCCTGGGTCCCCTCGACGTCCGTGCCGCCGAAGATCCACAGGTCGACGCTGCCGGGCTTCGGCTTGTAGAGCATCGCGCCGAGCTGGCTGTACTCCCAGGTGTTCTGGCCGGGGTTCGCGTGCCAGTACGACCAGTAGGCGGAGGCCGGCGGGGTCAGGACGCAGTCGTCCTGGTCCGGGGTCGGGTACTGCCTGCCGCCCTGGTGCCCGCTGTAGCCGATCCGGCAGATGAAGGCCGGGCCGTCGTGGCCGGTGCCGGTGGTGGCCCAGCCGCCCTGGTTGAGGAGTTCGTAGCCGGTGGTGGGCGTCGTACCGCAGGAGCGGTAGACGGGCCCGCCCCAGTGGCTGAAGTCCACGGCGAGGACGACCCCGGAGCCGGTGGTGCACTGCCCGATCGGCCGCGGCGCCGCCCCGGCGGGGCCGGTGGTCGCGAACAGCGCGGCCACCGTCAGGCCGAGGGCCGCGGCCGTACGCGCGAAGGCGCGCGGGACACGAGAGCTCATCGCCCGCCACCCGCCCGCGTACGACGTCGCGCGGCGGTGACCACGAGCCAGCCGGCCAGTACGATTCCGGCCGCGGCGCCCGCGAGCCCGGCGGCCTGCAGCCCGGTGGAGGCCAGCTTCCCGCCGGCCCCACCGTCCCCGCCGGACGCGTCGCCCGGGGTGACGATGACGGGCTTGGACGCCGAGGAGCTGGGAACCGGCTGCGGGGTGGTGCCCGTCAGGCTCCGGGTGAGGGTGCCGAAGGAGATGCCGGTGGCGCCGCCGAGGGCCTGGGTGGAGGCGCGGACGTCGGAGCCCGGCTGGCCGCCCTTGGTGACGTTGAAGCCGCCGTCGGCGTTCTGCTGACTCGCCAGGAACGTGCGGGCCTTGGCGATCTGCGCGCCGTACTTGGGGGCGTCCAGCGACAGTCCCTGGATGGCGAGGGCCGCGGAGTTGACGGAGTTGCCCGAGGCGCCCTGGAAGCCGCCGTCCTCCTTCTGCTGCGCCGCGAGCCAGACCAGGGCCTTGTCCACGGCCGCCTGCGAGTCGGCGTCGGGCAGCAGGTCCACGGTCATGGCGGCCATGGCGGTGGAGTCGACCTCGGGGTCGCTGGGCTCGCCGATCAGGCTGACCCAGCCGCCCGAGGGGGTCTGGAGGCTCTTGAGGTAGGCGACCGGCTCGGCCGCGGCGGCCGTCTCCCCCGCGCGGACCTGGGCCATGACGCCGAGCGACTGCTTGAAGACGGAGGTGGCGTAGGTGTAGTTGCCCTTGGCCGCGCACTGCTGGCGGGTCGTGGTCTTGGCGGCGCAGGTGCCCTCGGCGAGCGCGGCGATCAGGTCCCGGCCGCCGAAGTCGCGCGGGTTGCGGCCGACGGTCTCGGCGAGCACGGCCGCCTTGC
This genomic window contains:
- a CDS encoding ECF transporter S component gives rise to the protein MAAFLGLVAFFWPFVVAPGKFGSNYAPPLIFGVLLALVLCVVISEIAEGGINSKALAMLGVLSAVNAALRPLGAGTAGIETVFFVLVLAGRVFGPGFGFTLGCTSLFASALITGGVGPWMPYQMFGCAFVGMLAGLLPRATGRREVLMLAVYGSLSGYLFGFLLNLSFWPFSVDPNSSIAYLPGLPFTEQWHRYLAFDLATSLGWDTGRAVTNFVCVTLAGPAVLTTFRRAARRARFQAPVRFRAGGAAAVALRGPAPGGRVEEAAQPRRGGRDDGHRHGEPRDG
- a CDS encoding ABC transporter ATP-binding protein, with amino-acid sequence MITFDQVSVRYDDAAEPVLQDVDLTVDEGELCLVVGHTGVGKSTLLGAVNGLVPHFTGGTLFGRVIVDGRDTAEHPPRELADVVGVVGQDPLDGFVTDTVEEELAYAMEQLAVAPAVMRKRVEETLDLLGLADLRHRALHELSGGQQQRVAIGSVLTAHPRVLVLDEPTSALDPTAAEEVLAAVTRLVHDLGVTVLLAEHRLERVVQYADRVIHLPGDGRVVSGPPAEVFRTSSIAPPVVELGRLAGWDPLPLSIRDARRAAAPLRTRLTGITPPPVRARPKAAGAALLTARGVTVSYHGVPAVREVDLELRAGEVTALMGRNGSGKSSLLWALQGSGPRKAGTVRVTPGGADPARAARDPRDLSAAEARQLVGLVPQTPTDLLYLESVKQELDQADAESSVGSDAPTAREILDRLTPGIDDATHPRDLSEGQKLALVLAIQLSAAPGILLLDEPTRGLDYRAKSRLIRIVDDLAAQGRAVVISTHDVEFVARAADRVVVMAEGDIVADGPTTEVIVASPVFAPQAAKILAPLPYLTVDHVAAVLPQREDTP
- a CDS encoding energy-coupling factor transporter transmembrane component T — protein: MPRTIPPAPAALSGGGRRLPRTLHPVAWWIWALALATAVSRTNNPLLLFLVLAVLGYVVTVRRTEAPWARGFKYYLYLALTVVTIRVLFRAVFATGVTPRDHFLFSLPHIPTPDWYAGIQLGGPVSLEALLSAATDGLRLACMLCCIGAANTLANPKRALRVLPGALYELGVAVTVSISVAPQLVQSVQRVVKARRLRAGRTKGLRALRGIVVPVLEDALERSLRLAAAMDSRGYGRAGTATRRSRRLTGALMLSGMCGLCAGAYGLLDATAPKLLGLPALAAGSALCVAGLRLGGRRITRTTYRPDPWRGAEWAVAGCGVLSAVLLFANVGFNAAELNPSIYPLSWPALPLVPAAAILLAGAAGFLAPPPAPPARAVPAQRTEEPK